ACGAGCGCGTCCAGCAGGACGTAGTTCGAGAGCGTGTTGATCGCAAAGTGATCGCGCGCGGCCCGCCAGCTTGCCCCCGTAAAGTGCACCGGAAAGTCTATTCCCGCGTTGGCGACGAGCAGATCGACCGGCCTTGCCGGGTCGAGTTCGCGCGTGAGGATGTTTTCCAGCCCCTCGCAGTCGGACAGATCGGCGACGATGAGCTGCGCGCTTCCGGGCAGGGACTTCGCCAGTGCTTCAAGCCCGGTCTGGTCGCGATCGAGTAGAACGAGCTCTGCGCCGCTCTCGGCGAGCTGGCGCGCGAACTGGCTGCCCAGCCCGCCGGCGGCGCCGGTGATCAGCGCGCGGCGGAACTTCTTCACGGCACCAGGATGAGCTTGCCCGTGCTGGCGCGCCCGGCGATGTCGGCCATTGCCTGCTTGGCCTCGGCAAGCGGGTAGGTCTTCGAGACGAGCGGCTTCACGGTGCCTTCCTCATACATCTTGTAGAGGGCATTCATTCCGTCGGTGACCATTTGCGGCTTGTGGTTGCGATACTCACCGAAGTGCAGACCGACGATGGCGATGTTCTTGAGCAGGATGCGGTTGGCCGCGATCTCGGGAATGCGGCCCGAGGCAAAGCCGATCACCACGAGGCGCCCTTCGAAGGCGATGCACTTGGTCGAGAGATCGAACACGTCGCCGCCTACGGGATCGTAGATGACGTCGGCGCCGTGGCCCCCGGTGATTTCCTTGACCTTCTCGTGCCAGCCCTCGTCCTTGTAGCTCACCGCGAAGTCGGCGCCGAGCTCCTTGCAGACTTCAAGCTTTTCGGGCGAGCCGGCCGTTGCGATGATGCGCGCGCCAAGCGCCTTGCCGATCTGGATGGCGGCCGAGCCCACGCCGCCGGCGCCCGCATGAACGAGCAGCCATTCGTTCTTCTGGAGCTGCCCGCGATGGACGAGGCCGAAGTAGCTCGTCTGGTAGACGATGGGGAAGGCGGCCGCGTGCTCGAAGGTCATGGCGTCTGGAATGGCCCAGACATTGTCGTGGGGGCAGAGCGCATACTCGGCGTAGCCGCCCTGGGTGGTGGCCATGACGCGGGTGCCGGGCCTCAGGGATACTCCCTCGCCGACGCTCTCGACAACGCCCGCGATCTCGCCGCCGGGCGAGAAGGGGAAGGGCGGCTTGTGCTGATACTTGCCCTGGACCTGGAGGACGTCAAAGAAGTTGACCGCGGCGGCCTCCACTTTTACGAGCACCTGCCCCTTGCCGGGGCTCGGGGCGTCCACGTCCTTGAGTTCGATCTCCTCGGGTTTGCACCACTGCTCGACAATCCACGCTTTCATTTCTTGCTCCGTTTTTTTGTCTTCTTCGCGGAAGCTTTAGCAGGTTTCACGCGCGCTTCCAGTAGTTGCCACGGGCAGATGTCCATGGGCGGGCGCCAGGGGCCCGGGTTGAGGGCCTCGGAATCGAGGACCTCGGCCGTATCGAAGCCGCAACCACGCAGAAAATCGAGCGCCTGCGGCGCAGAGTCGAAGAGCCGGTCCTCGAAGCTCGCGCCCACGAGCAGGCCCAGCGCGCTGGTGAAGAACTTCGAAATGCTGCGGTAGCGAACGAATCGGTCGCGGGTATAACACTCGGCCTGGTAGGTGCCGCCGCCGGCGGCGCGCAGCACGCTCGCGATGTTGGTAAAGGCGGTGCGCTTTTCATCCATGTTGAGGTAGTCGGCCACGCCTTCGGTGATGACCACCACGCGCTGCTTCTTTTGGGGCGCAACCGGAAGTGAGCCCAACAGATCCGCGCCCAGCAGGTCGGCCGTGCCCAGGTGGTAGTTGGGGGGCAGGGCCACGCCGGCTCTCATCAGGCGCTCTCGCTTGGCGGCGACCATGCCGGGCAGGTCGGCTTCGACGTAGGTGAGCTCTGGATTGTTGCTCGCAAAGGTCAGCCCGCGCGGCGAGAGCCCCGCGCCGACCTCGAGCACGTAATCGGGGGCGAGCTGGCGCAGGCGCTCTTCGTGGACGAAGTGACGCACGAACAGGTGCTCGCTCTCGTGACGAATAATCGGCGGTAGCAGAGGGCCGCCAAGGCGCCGCAGGGTCTGCGTCGCGTTGAACATGGTCCGCCCTGTGGGCGTGTCGAAGATCCCGGAGTTTGGAAAGCCCGCGCGGACCCAGGCCTGCGCGGTGTAGTGGGCGGTGGGGGCGATGCGTGCGTTGCCTTCAGCCATGAGCGTTCCTCAGTTTCTCTCGATACAAGAACGCCCCCGGATCAACGGGGGCGTTCTTGTTGTCGATCACAATGTATCGCTGCGCTCAGGCGGTCTCCGCGTTGGCGCTGAAGAGTTCGGCGACCTTCTCGGAGGCTTCCTGCGCGGCCTTCTGCCAGTCGTGGGCCTTGGTATGGGCCTTCTGCGCGGCGCGGGCGGTTGCCAGCGAGACGCTGCCGGTCGCCTTGGAAGCGGCCTCGGCGGCGGCTTCGGATGCGTTGGCGGCAGCCTCGCGTGCGGCATCGGCCCAGCGCAGCGCAGTCTCGTTGGCTGCATCGCGGGCACGGGCCGCGGCCTGACGGGCTGCCTCGGCTGCATTGGCGGCCGATTCGCTGGCCGCCTGCGCGGCATTGGTGGCCGCGAGCTGAAGTGAAGCGGTATCGAACTTGGGCAGCTTCACCTCGTAGGATTCGTAGTGATTGGCCTCGCGCACCTTTTCCGGGCAGGTCTTGATGTCCCAGACGATGCCGAACCACGAGGCGACCTTCAGCGTGTAGTAGCTGATGTCGATCTCCCACCAGTAGAAACCCTGCGCGCAGGACGACTGGTAGTAGTGGTGGTTGTTGTGCCAGCCCTCGCCCAGGGTAAGCAGTGCGAGGATGAGCGAGTTACGGCTCGTGTCGGTGGTGTGGTAGCGCTGGCGGCCGAAGTGGTGGGCCAGCGAATTGATGAAGAACGTGCAGTGATAGTTGAGCACGGTCGAGACGAAGAAACCCCAGATCAGGCCGGGGAATCCGCCGATCAGGAAGCTGGTAATTCCAAGCAGCATCGGCGGAACAAACTTGTTGTTCTCGATCCAGACGATTTCGGGGTAGTCGTACCATTCCTTCACGAGCTCGGAATCGGTGTGATCCCACTTGCCCGAGAGGATCCATCCCACGTGCGACCACCAGAAGCCGCCGCCATACCAGGGCGAGTGAACGTCGCGGATGGTGTCGGAGTAGCGGTGGTGGACGCGGTGGTGGCTCGACCACCAGATCGGGCCCTTCTGGGCCGACATGGCGCCGCACCAGGCGAGGATGAACTGGAAAACACGGCCCGTTTTGAACGAGCGGTGCGAGAAATAACGGTGATAGCCGGCGGTGATACCCCAGATACGGATGAGGTAGTTGACGACCAGCAAGATGAGCGCGGTTTTGGTCAGGGGCGTAAAGAACGCGCCGACCAGGGCGATGGCGTGAATGGACCAGAACGCGATGACGCTGGGCTCGGTCCACTTGACGGGGACGGGAATGGAGTTGGACTCATTGCGTCCGGGAATCTCTTCGGTTGCTTCCATGCAGTCGTAACTTGCCTTTCGAAAATGACTGGAAAAGTCAGTGGGCGGGGCGGGAGTAAATTGACACAAGGGGCCCCCGCGCATGCCCTCTGCAGCGGACAATCTACATGATTTCGGGGGTCAATGAAACCAAATTCCATGTCAGACTTCGGTGACGAAACCGCTGAATCCCGCGTCATTTGCCCTGAAAGCGCGGTTTTCGTTTCTGGAGAAAGGCCGCAACGCCCTCCAGATTGTCCTTGCTGCCCGTAGCAGCCTGAACGCCTTTCATCTCGGCGGCCAGCCCGGCATCGAACCCTTCGCGCTCCCCCGCGAGCGTGGCCTCCAAAATGGCAGCCACCGCGATGGGGGGCTTGTCGGCCAGCGAGGCGGCAAAGGCCTCGGCCTTGGGGAGCAGCAACTCGCGCGGGTAGACCCGGCTGACCAGCCCGTGGGCGAGCGCCCGCTCGGCGTCCCAGCGCTCGGCGCGCAGCATCATCTCCAGCGCGGCTTCGCGTCCCACGACGCGCGCCAGCCGCTGCGTGCCGCTCCACGCGGGCAGCACGCCCAGGTTGATCTCTGGAAGGGCGAAAGTTGCCACCGCGCTGGCAAATCGGAAGTGGCACCCCAGCGCGATCTCCAGCCCGCCGCCCATGCAGGTGCCGTGGATGGCGGCAATGATGGGCTTTGGGGAGCACTCGATCGCCTCGATCATGGCATGGCGCTCACGCAGGTTTCCCTCGAGCCCGCCGGCGCCCATGCCCTTGCCGAATTCCTTGATGTTGGCCCCGGCCGAGAAGGCGCGCTCTCCCGCGCCGCGGATGATGAGGGCGCGGATCTGCGCATCGGCGCCCAGTTCCTGCACGGCGGCGGTGAGGGCCTCAACGGTGTCCTGGCTGACGGGG
This region of Chrysiogenia bacterium genomic DNA includes:
- a CDS encoding class I SAM-dependent methyltransferase, whose translation is MAEGNARIAPTAHYTAQAWVRAGFPNSGIFDTPTGRTMFNATQTLRRLGGPLLPPIIRHESEHLFVRHFVHEERLRQLAPDYVLEVGAGLSPRGLTFASNNPELTYVEADLPGMVAAKRERLMRAGVALPPNYHLGTADLLGADLLGSLPVAPQKKQRVVVITEGVADYLNMDEKRTAFTNIASVLRAAGGGTYQAECYTRDRFVRYRSISKFFTSALGLLVGASFEDRLFDSAPQALDFLRGCGFDTAEVLDSEALNPGPWRPPMDICPWQLLEARVKPAKASAKKTKKRSKK
- a CDS encoding enoyl-CoA hydratase/isomerase family protein, producing the protein MTQERIPVIVEKSGAIATLILNDPPHNPVSQDTVEALTAAVQELGADAQIRALIIRGAGERAFSAGANIKEFGKGMGAGGLEGNLRERHAMIEAIECSPKPIIAAIHGTCMGGGLEIALGCHFRFASAVATFALPEINLGVLPAWSGTQRLARVVGREAALEMMLRAERWDAERALAHGLVSRVYPRELLLPKAEAFAASLADKPPIAVAAILEATLAGEREGFDAGLAAEMKGVQAATGSKDNLEGVAAFLQKRKPRFQGK
- a CDS encoding NADPH:quinone oxidoreductase family protein, producing MKAWIVEQWCKPEEIELKDVDAPSPGKGQVLVKVEAAAVNFFDVLQVQGKYQHKPPFPFSPGGEIAGVVESVGEGVSLRPGTRVMATTQGGYAEYALCPHDNVWAIPDAMTFEHAAAFPIVYQTSYFGLVHRGQLQKNEWLLVHAGAGGVGSAAIQIGKALGARIIATAGSPEKLEVCKELGADFAVSYKDEGWHEKVKEITGGHGADVIYDPVGGDVFDLSTKCIAFEGRLVVIGFASGRIPEIAANRILLKNIAIVGLHFGEYRNHKPQMVTDGMNALYKMYEEGTVKPLVSKTYPLAEAKQAMADIAGRASTGKLILVP
- a CDS encoding acyl-CoA desaturase — encoded protein: MEATEEIPGRNESNSIPVPVKWTEPSVIAFWSIHAIALVGAFFTPLTKTALILLVVNYLIRIWGITAGYHRYFSHRSFKTGRVFQFILAWCGAMSAQKGPIWWSSHHRVHHRYSDTIRDVHSPWYGGGFWWSHVGWILSGKWDHTDSELVKEWYDYPEIVWIENNKFVPPMLLGITSFLIGGFPGLIWGFFVSTVLNYHCTFFINSLAHHFGRQRYHTTDTSRNSLILALLTLGEGWHNNHHYYQSSCAQGFYWWEIDISYYTLKVASWFGIVWDIKTCPEKVREANHYESYEVKLPKFDTASLQLAATNAAQAASESAANAAEAARQAAARARDAANETALRWADAAREAAANASEAAAEAASKATGSVSLATARAAQKAHTKAHDWQKAAQEASEKVAELFSANAETA